The following are from one region of the Syntrophales bacterium genome:
- a CDS encoding ABC transporter permease encodes MLERIKHMLIKEFIQIFRDPRMKGVIFLMPIIQALVFGYAVTTDVRHIRTAVYDLDNSVASRELVTRFERSGYFDITQYIDRESRIRELMDRGLVKAVLQMNRGFGEALRTGGTARFQLILDGTDSNTAGVVLNYGAKIAGQFSEQILVTRLTRLAGSGQQPGRVDLQTRAWFNENLESRNFYVPGVIAVLVMLVTLMLTSMAVVREKEIGTMEQIMVTPITPLEFILGKTVPFALIGFADVIIITLIGIVWFEVPIRGSLVLLFLATTLYLMTTLGAGLLISTVSQTQQQAMMSAFLFYFPAVLLSGFMFPIANMPEPIQWLTYLNPLRYFLVIIRGIFLKGVGMGILWPQMAALAVLGVATLWFTSKRFKKSLG; translated from the coding sequence ATGCTCGAACGGATCAAGCACATGCTCATCAAGGAATTCATCCAGATCTTTCGGGATCCGCGGATGAAGGGCGTCATCTTTCTGATGCCCATTATCCAGGCGCTTGTCTTCGGGTATGCCGTGACGACGGATGTCAGACACATCCGTACCGCCGTGTATGACCTCGACAACAGTGTCGCCAGCCGGGAACTCGTGACCCGTTTCGAGCGGTCGGGATATTTCGACATCACCCAATACATCGACCGGGAGAGCCGGATCCGGGAGCTCATGGATCGCGGCCTGGTCAAGGCGGTCCTGCAGATGAACCGCGGCTTCGGAGAAGCGCTTCGCACCGGTGGGACGGCCCGGTTTCAACTGATCCTGGATGGGACCGACTCCAACACGGCGGGGGTCGTTCTTAACTACGGTGCGAAGATCGCCGGACAGTTTTCCGAACAGATTCTGGTCACCCGGCTGACCCGTCTTGCGGGTTCGGGGCAACAGCCGGGCCGGGTCGACCTGCAAACCCGTGCCTGGTTCAATGAAAACCTGGAAAGCCGGAATTTCTATGTACCGGGGGTGATCGCCGTCCTTGTCATGCTCGTTACCCTGATGCTGACCAGCATGGCCGTCGTGCGGGAAAAGGAGATCGGCACCATGGAACAGATCATGGTGACCCCGATTACGCCTCTGGAATTTATCCTCGGGAAAACGGTGCCGTTCGCCCTGATCGGTTTTGCCGATGTCATTATCATCACGCTGATCGGGATTGTTTGGTTCGAGGTGCCGATCCGAGGAAGCCTGGTCCTGCTTTTTCTGGCGACGACGCTTTACCTCATGACGACGCTGGGCGCCGGGCTCCTGATTTCAACGGTCAGTCAAACCCAGCAGCAGGCTATGATGAGCGCCTTCCTCTTTTACTTCCCCGCAGTGCTCCTTTCCGGGTTCATGTTTCCCATCGCCAACATGCCGGAGCCGATCCAGTGGCTGACCTACCTCAATCCGCTGAGGTATTTTCTGGTCATCATCCGCGGCATCTTTCTCAAGGGCGTGGGGATGGGGATTCTCTGGCCGCAAATGGCAGCCCTGGCGGTCCTCGGGGTGGCGACACTCTGGTTCACATCGAAACGGTTCAAAAAATCGCTCGGATAG
- a CDS encoding ABC transporter permease, with protein MKPLRVAAVARKEFLHILRDPRSLAMAIAIPMLLLVLFGYALTLDVDNVPMVVWDQSETTASREFLSHFQGSRYFSIRGYLHDYREVEKAVDSGRALVAVIIPKNFAGRIASGAGASVQLIVDGSDSNTATMAAGYADVAAQTYSQNIAVQKIRRMGGRAPATPLEMRPRVWYNADMVSKNYIIPGLIAVIMMVIAALLTSLTVAREWERGTMEQLISTPVKGSELILGKLIPYFIIGMFDVLLAVLVGEFLFQVPLRGNVALLFGMAAIFLAGALSMGMLISIVTKSQLLASQLAMVLTFLPSFLLSGFMYEILNMPAVIQVLTYVIPARYFVSLLKGIYLKGVGLEVLALEAGFLALFGVALTVLAHVKFKKKQV; from the coding sequence ATGAAGCCTTTGCGCGTCGCAGCGGTGGCCCGAAAAGAGTTTCTCCATATCCTGCGCGATCCGAGAAGCCTCGCCATGGCCATTGCCATTCCGATGCTCCTCCTGGTCCTTTTCGGGTACGCGCTCACGCTCGACGTGGACAACGTTCCAATGGTCGTCTGGGACCAGAGCGAAACCACGGCCAGCCGGGAGTTCCTCAGCCATTTTCAGGGATCCCGCTATTTTTCCATCCGGGGATACCTTCACGACTACCGGGAGGTGGAAAAAGCCGTCGATTCGGGCCGGGCCCTCGTTGCCGTCATCATTCCGAAGAATTTCGCCGGGCGAATCGCCTCCGGGGCTGGCGCATCCGTCCAGTTGATCGTGGACGGCAGCGACTCGAACACGGCAACCATGGCGGCGGGATATGCGGACGTCGCGGCGCAAACCTACTCGCAGAATATAGCCGTCCAGAAGATTCGGAGAATGGGCGGGCGGGCCCCGGCGACGCCGCTCGAAATGCGGCCGCGGGTCTGGTACAACGCCGACATGGTTTCGAAAAACTACATCATCCCGGGGCTGATCGCCGTGATCATGATGGTGATCGCCGCGCTCCTCACCTCCCTGACGGTGGCCCGTGAATGGGAACGGGGTACGATGGAGCAGCTGATCTCGACGCCCGTCAAGGGTTCCGAACTGATCCTCGGCAAGCTCATCCCCTACTTCATCATCGGGATGTTCGACGTACTCCTCGCCGTTCTGGTGGGAGAATTTCTCTTCCAGGTTCCGTTGCGCGGGAATGTCGCCCTGCTCTTCGGCATGGCGGCGATCTTCCTGGCAGGGGCGCTGTCGATGGGCATGCTGATCAGCATCGTCACCAAGAGCCAACTCCTGGCGAGCCAGCTGGCGATGGTGCTGACCTTTCTGCCGTCGTTCCTGCTGTCCGGCTTCATGTATGAAATCCTGAACATGCCCGCGGTCATCCAGGTCCTGACTTATGTGATCCCGGCCCGGTACTTCGTGAGCCTGCTCAAGGGCATCTACCTCAAAGGCGTCGGATTGGAGGTCCTCGCCCTGGAGGCCGGGTTCCTGGCGCTCTTCGGGGTCGCCTTGACGGTTCTGGCCCATGTGAAATTCAAGAAAAAGCAGGTGTAG
- a CDS encoding ABC transporter ATP-binding protein yields the protein MSEPGQETAVAVKDLERRFGGFIAVNRVSFQVPRGEIFGFLGPNGAGKSTTIRMLCGILAPSDGAGTVAGFDILTQAEQIKSHIGYMSQKFSLYEDLTVEENIDFYGGIYRIPAEKRAQRKEWAIVMAGLKEHRHSKTVTLSGGWKQRLALGCAILHEPPIIFLDEPTSGVDPISRRKFWELIYQLSARGVTVFVTTHYMDEAEYCDRLGLIYRGELIASGTPEALKTELMKEDLLEVLCERPQDAMADIERIDGIKEVALFGKGLHVVVQDAATAIAAIGRRLEERAYRVERVEQIVPSLEDVFVSLIEARDRAEKPQSEVRG from the coding sequence ATGAGTGAACCGGGGCAAGAAACGGCCGTTGCCGTCAAGGATCTTGAGCGGCGCTTCGGCGGGTTCATCGCGGTGAACCGGGTCAGCTTTCAAGTCCCGCGGGGAGAGATCTTCGGATTTCTCGGCCCCAACGGCGCGGGAAAGTCGACCACGATCCGGATGCTCTGCGGCATCCTCGCCCCCAGCGACGGCGCGGGCACGGTGGCGGGCTTCGACATCCTGACCCAGGCGGAGCAGATCAAATCCCATATCGGCTACATGAGCCAGAAGTTTTCCCTCTACGAGGACCTGACCGTCGAGGAGAATATCGATTTCTACGGCGGGATCTACCGTATCCCCGCAGAGAAAAGGGCTCAGCGAAAGGAGTGGGCCATCGTGATGGCCGGCCTCAAGGAACACCGGCATTCGAAAACCGTCACCCTGTCCGGAGGGTGGAAGCAGAGGCTGGCCTTGGGATGCGCCATTCTCCATGAACCGCCGATCATCTTTCTTGACGAGCCGACTTCCGGCGTGGACCCCATCAGCCGGCGTAAATTCTGGGAATTGATATACCAGCTTTCCGCCAGAGGGGTCACCGTATTCGTCACGACCCATTACATGGACGAGGCGGAGTACTGCGACCGGCTGGGACTGATCTATCGGGGCGAACTGATCGCCAGCGGAACCCCCGAAGCGCTCAAGACGGAACTCATGAAGGAAGACCTGCTGGAGGTCCTCTGCGAAAGGCCTCAAGACGCGATGGCGGATATCGAAAGGATCGACGGCATCAAAGAGGTGGCTCTTTTCGGCAAGGGGCTCCACGTCGTTGTCCAGGACGCCGCAACGGCCATCGCAGCCATCGGCAGGAGGCTCGAGGAACGCGCCTACAGGGTTGAACGGGTCGAACAGATCGTTCCCTCGCTGGAGGACGTTTTTGTCTCTCTGATCGAGGCCCGCGACCGGGCGGAGAAACCCCAGTCGGAGGTGCGCGGATGA